From one Lineus longissimus chromosome 3, tnLinLong1.2, whole genome shotgun sequence genomic stretch:
- the LOC135484371 gene encoding octopine dehydrogenase-like encodes MSLKVCVCGGGNGAHTLSGLSASREGVEVRVLTLFADEAERWTKAMEEVGGLTVLVTEKDGTTTEIKSKPHIVTKDPKIAVTGADVIILTVPAFAHEGYFKAMVPYIQDSALLVGLPGQAGFEFQCRDILGTKAAAISILTFETLPWACRIKEFGKVVEVLGTKAVIAAALVKGTAETKDPLSTLQMLLGAEPKLRLAKHFLEMLIMNHSFIHPCIMNGEWKNWDGKPVAQPPLFYQGISKEVANMLMSCSDECEAVAKAIMAASPKDDLSDVKSIYQWYCEYYGEDIVDNRDQYHCMRTNKSYKGLVHPTKAVEGGFVPDFTNRYLTEDVPMGVVVFKGLALAAGVPTPNHDKLIYWAQEKIGKEYLVNGQLTGKDVASTRCPQRYGFNTLSAILTGKN; translated from the coding sequence ATGTCCCTcaaagtgtgtgtgtgtggaggCGGTAATGGTGCCCATACCTTGTCCGGCCTGTCCGCATCCCGGGAAGGAGTGGAGGTTCGTGTCCTCACTCTGTTCGCTGATGAAGCAGAGCGCTGGACCAAGGCAATGGAGGAAGTGGGTGGCCTCACTGTACTGGTGACCGAAAAAGATGGTACAACCACTGAGATAAAGTCAAAGCCGCATATTGTCACCAAAGACCCTAAGATTGCGGTCACTGGAGCTGATGTCATCATTCTGACTGTACCAGCTTTCGCTCATGAGGGGTACTTCAAGGCCATGGTACCCTACATACAGGACTCTGCTCTCCTGGTTGGCTTGCCTGGACAAGCTGGCTTCGAGTTTCAATGTAGGGACATTCTTGGCACCAAGGCTGCAGCTATTTCTATCCTGACATTTGAAACACTTCCTTGGGCTTGCAGGATCAAGGAGTTCGGTAAAGTAGTCGAAGTCCTTGGGACAAAGGCAGTAATTGCGGCAGCTTTGGTCAAAGGAACTGCAGAAACAAAGGATCCGCTATCCACTCTCCAAATGTTGCTTGGTGCAGAGCCAAAGTTGCGTCTCGCTAAACATTTCTTGGAGATGTTGATAATGAATCACTCGTTTATCCATCCATGTATCATGAACGGTGAATGGAAGAACTGGGATGGGAAACCTGTTGCTCAGCCTCCGTTGTTTTACCAAGGGATCTCCAAAGAGGTCGCTAATATGCTAATGAGTTGCAGCGACGAATGTGAGGCCGTAGCAAAAGCGATCATGGCCGCCTCGCCGAAGGATGACCTTAGCGACGTCAAGAGTATCTACCAGTGGTACTGTGAATATTACGGGGAGGACATTGTCGACAATCGTGATCAGTATCACTGTATGAGGACAAATAAATCCTACAAGGGACTTGTACACCCTACCAAGGCAGTTGAAGGTGGATTCGTCCCCGACTTCACCAACCGTTACCTTACCGAAGATGTCCCAATGGGTGTGGTCGTCTTCAAAGGCCTTGCTTTAGCTGCTGGGGTCCCAACTCCTAACCACGATAAACTCATCTACTGGGCCCAGGAAAAGATAGGTAAAGAGTATTTGGTCAATGGACAGCTGACTGGAAAGGATGTGGCATCTACGAGATGTCCTCAGAGATATGGCTTCAATACTTTGAGTGCTATTCTGACTGGGAAAAATTAG